The Drosophila bipectinata strain 14024-0381.07 chromosome 3L, DbipHiC1v2, whole genome shotgun sequence region AACTCACTTGGCATCTTTTTTTCGGCTTCGGCCCCTGttcagttatttttaaaaaatatatattttaaataaccATTTCCATGTAAATGCTACTCTGGCTGACCTCCACATCGAGCCAGAAAAAAATAACCAGAAAGAGTCTAGAGAATTATGCAATTGCCGGCTGGGAATTGGAAAACTGGTTTGCGGGTTATTAACACTTTCGCTTCTTGAATTCTACTTGGCCAAGATTTGGGTCAGCGGCCGGCAGCTGTAAAGTCAGTTTCCATCAAAGAAACAGGAAATTTTTAAACCTCTTAGGGCTACAATTTGCATTTAACtggtttttaagaaatattactaattactataaatattaatttcagattttaactttttatcgGATTTTTAGTTAAGGTTAAAACTAACTTTTtgcatgttttatttttatattttaaatagtttttatttcaaaaggatcACATGTTCTTATTACTTTTCAAAAAAGTTCAAAATTGTTCAACTTCGGTAGGGTTAAGCTTTATGCATAACCTGTTTTGTAGTATCCTTCACAACTACCCCATTAATCGGCGACGAACCCTGTGCTGGCATATGTACAGTGTATATTTATAGCAGGACTGAGTCGCCTGCTGCGATCACATAATCAACAATTAAGTATAAAAACCAGTGCAATATGTATGTGCAACGATAAATAAGCCCCATTTGGCCCTTTTGAATGTATTGGCGACATGGGCGAATGTGTCTGTAGAGACGCCGGCGTCTCTAGAGCTTGCTCTCCTTTGCCTCCTTGGCCTTTTGGCGCGaagccgccgctgccgccggtCCGAAGCGGTGGATAAAGTTGTTGACCGGCGCGATGATGGCCTCCGGATCGTTTATGTGCACATGGTGCGAGCCATTGGCCTCAACGTACTCGAAGTTGGGCTTCTTAACCAACACGTCCAGCACCTCGTCGTAGTACTTCTTGTCCTCAAAATACGAGGACTGGGTGGCCTTGATGAACAGATACGGGCATGTGATGCGATGGGCCATCTCCACGCATAGCTCCTGGGACCCAATGGCGTAGTTGTAGAACTTCAGGCGCCGGTCGCGACAAAAGAAGTACTTGTCAGGGTACTTCTCGGATTTCTGGATGTTTCGGGCCATCAAATGCTTACAGTGCTCCTTGTTCACCGAGTGGAAGGTTCCAATGTAGACGCGTTCGATAAGTTCGTCGTAAGAGTAGCTGGGTGGTTCGTTTTTGCTCCTATTTCGCTGATCTTCGCGCAAAAATTCATCTAATCTCGTTTCCATTGTTCGAATAACAGATGGATAAGGCCGCTGGTGGGGCTTCAGGGCATCAATGCCAATGATCATGTCGACTTTGTCGGGGAAAACAGCGGCGAATACGAAGCAAATGATAGAGGACATGGAGTGTCCCACGAGAGAAACCTTCTCCCATTTGTACTGCTTCATGATTAGCCGGATCACGTAGAGATTATCGACCGAGTTGTAGTAGCAGCCATCCGGCAAGCGGGAGGACAGTCCATGACCCGGTAGATCGATGGACAGGAAAGCTATGTCCGGCGACAGCAAAGGCATCAGGCGATCGAATGTTCCCGCGTTATCCTGCCAGCCATGGAGCCCCAAAATGGGCTGAACGTTCTGAGGGCCGTACCATTTGCCGGATATATGACCCCAGGGCACTGTGATGCTGATTTCTGAGAACtgtaaatgcaaaaaaaatcagtGAAAAATAACCGCATACGAGAATGTAGTTCAAAGTTCACATACTGGTCTGGTTGGAGCTTCGCCAGTTAAGTCGCCTGCATGCCGATAACGCTGGGCGAGATCGCTGCCACTGGCGGTGCCACTTGAGCTGTCCTCCAAATCCATTCTGTCCGCTGAAAAGTCCAAAAATGGAATGAGCTTCAGAATACGCTTCCATTCCAAAGTTTACCAAACTGAGAGGCTTATCAGTAACGACATGACCAGATTAGCTGACCGATTAGTTAACAAAACGCAGAGGCGAAAGCGAAAAACATAAAAGCGGAAAGTAAACAATAAAGAGACGCATAAAAAATGCG contains the following coding sequences:
- the LOC108126176 gene encoding probable serine hydrolase; this encodes MSWKPDRMDLEDSSSGTASGSDLAQRYRHAGDLTGEAPTRPFSEISITVPWGHISGKWYGPQNVQPILGLHGWQDNAGTFDRLMPLLSPDIAFLSIDLPGHGLSSRLPDGCYYNSVDNLYVIRLIMKQYKWEKVSLVGHSMSSIICFVFAAVFPDKVDMIIGIDALKPHQRPYPSVIRTMETRLDEFLREDQRNRSKNEPPSYSYDELIERVYIGTFHSVNKEHCKHLMARNIQKSEKYPDKYFFCRDRRLKFYNYAIGSQELCVEMAHRITCPYLFIKATQSSYFEDKKYYDEVLDVLVKKPNFEYVEANGSHHVHINDPEAIIAPVNNFIHRFGPAAAAASRQKAKEAKESKL